The proteins below come from a single Cricetulus griseus strain 17A/GY chromosome 6, alternate assembly CriGri-PICRH-1.0, whole genome shotgun sequence genomic window:
- the LOC113836309 gene encoding neurotrophin-4, which produces MLPHYSWSLILFLFLLPGVPMEPQSPSSTLPPFLAPEWDLLSPRVALSRGAPAGPPLLFLLEAGAYGDPAGTPANRSRRGVSETAPASRRGELAVCDAVSGWVTDRRTAVDLRGREVEVLDEVPAAGGSPLRQYFFETRCKAESAGEGGPGVGGGGCRGVDRRHWLSECKAKQSYVRALTADSQGRVGWRWIRIDTACVCTLLSRTGRA; this is translated from the coding sequence ATGCTCCCTCACTACTCCTGGTCTCtcatcctcttccttttcctcctccccggCGTCCCCATGGAGCCCCAATCCCCATCCTCCACCTTGCCCCCATTTCTGGCCCCTGAGTGGGACCTCCTGTCTCCCCGCGTGGCCCTGTCAAGGGGCGCCCCTGCTGGCCCCCCGCTCCTCTTCCTGCTAGAGGCCGGAGCCTATGGGGACCCGGCAGGTACCCCGGCCAACCGCAGCCGGCGTGGTGTGAGTGAGACTGCGCCCGCGAGCCGCCGGGGCGAGCTGGCAGTGTGCGACGCAGTGAGTGGCTGGGTGACCGACCGGCGGACGGCTGTGGACTTGCGTGGGCGAGAGGTGGAGGTGCTAGACGAGGTGCCTGCAGCAGGTGGCAGTCCCCTGCGTCAGTACTTCTTCGAGACGCGCTGCAAGGCCGAAAGCGCTGGGGAAGGTGGCCCGGGTGTTGGCGGAGGGGGTTGTCGCGGTGTGGACCGGAGGCACTGGCTCTCCGAATGCAAGGCCAAGCAGTCCTATGTGCGGGCGTTGACTGCAGACTCCCAGGGCCGAGTGGGCTGGCGCTGGATTCGGATCGACACAGCTTGCGTCTGCACGCTCCTTAGCCGAACAGGCAGGGCCTGA